A window of the Gossypium hirsutum isolate 1008001.06 chromosome A05, Gossypium_hirsutum_v2.1, whole genome shotgun sequence genome harbors these coding sequences:
- the LOC107961425 gene encoding RING-H2 finger protein ATL78 has protein sequence MTSSTTSTHFPLELLDSFHPRKLLYHPAQEHKFSIINYFHANGSTVLLVLICAIVSSCGLLCMAKCSFRGPSSVAAESGENRSTKSANVGVKQKALNAFPIVKYAIELSLDTTCAICLSEFAAGEILRILPRCNHGFHILCIDTWLSSHSSCPTCRHCLVEKDQKTNNCSQEVPVSMQETMNIEVN, from the coding sequence ATGACAAGCTCAACAACATCCACCCATTTCCCCCTAGAGTTGCTTGATAGCTTCCATCCAAGAAAACTTCTTTACCACCCAGCTCAAGAACACAAGTTTTCCATCATTAACTACTTCCATGCAAATGGATCTACTGTTCTCTTAGTCCTCATTTGCGCCATCGTTTCCTCTTGTGGGTTGCTTTGTATGGCCAAGTGTTCATTTAGAGGCCCAAGTTCTGTTGCTGCCGAATCTGGTGAGAACCGTTCAACCAAGTCAGCCAATGTAGGAGTTAAGCAGAAAGCCTTAAATGCCTTCCCTATAGTAAAATATGCAATTGAGTTGAGCCTAGACACCACTTGTGCCATATGCTTGTCCGAGTTTGCTGCTGGGGAGATTCTGCGGATCTTGCCAAGGTGCAATCATGGATTTCATATTCTATGTATAGATACATGGCTTAGTTCACATTCTTCATGCCCTACATGCCGGCACTGCCTGGTTGAAAAGGACCAAAAGACCAATAATTGTAGCCAGGAAGTGCCTGTGTCGATGCAGGAAACCATGAACATAGAAGTGAACTAG
- the LOC107961424 gene encoding RING-H2 finger protein ATL78, which translates to MSIAFTTQFIQDFVGEFHSRRLLLPNPENHHNSSHPYTTADITFNGNLVVMVLWFLLCALICSLGLKSIIKCTSRCLCLLTSESGGSSTTASANTGVKPKALNTFPTVNYSDELKLSGLDSECVICLSDFAPGDRLRLLPKCNHGFHVRCIDKWLSSHSSCPKCRYCLIETCQEIVGSREASSSEPPSSLQQTILTIPPIAPESFIHSYRSISLA; encoded by the coding sequence ATGTCCATTGCCTTTACCACTCAATTTATCCAAGATTTTGTAGGAGAATTCCACTCTAGAAGGTTGCTGTTGCCAAACCCCGAAAACCACCACAATTCTTCACATCCTTACACTACTGCTGACATCACCTTCAATGGAAACCTTGTTGTTATGGTTCTGTGGTTCCTCTTGTGTGCCTTAATTTGCTCACTTGGATTGAAGTCCATCATTAAGTGTACATCTAGGTGCTTGTGTTTATTGACCTCAGAATCCGGAGGCAGCAGCACCACTGCCTCAGCTAACACAGGGGTCAAGCCAAAAGCATTGAATACCTTTCCAACAGTAAACTACTCCGATGAGTTGAAACTGTCAGGGTTGGACTCTGAGTGTGTGATATGTCTCTCGGATTTCGCACCGGGTGACCGGTTGCGGCTTCTACCCAAGTGCAATCATGGGTTCCACGTCCGTTGCATAGATAAGTGGCTAAGCTCCCATTCATCATGCCCTAAATGTCGTTACTGCCTCATCGAGACATGCCAAGAGATTGTGGGGAGTAGAGAGGCAAGCTCGTCAGAACCACCTTCTTCACTGCAACAAACCATTCTGACCATACCACCCATAGCTCCTGAATCTTTCATACATAGCTATAGGTCAATTAGCTTAGCTTAG